The following are encoded together in the Aciduricibacillus chroicocephali genome:
- a CDS encoding reverse transcriptase-like protein, whose protein sequence is MKCRGYFDGSVIYNRRKDAYCAFVLISEDGRIIHQSASRHHSANSQYAEGMALAELLRTALQYNIRSLEVFGDCQNIVITTKMRKQTDMNRHIIPLLDQFDEITIRWIKRRYNKYADKLCQLYRRGIPFEESGGWFPQNGLPIWKEETI, encoded by the coding sequence ATGAAATGCAGAGGATACTTTGACGGTTCTGTAATCTATAATCGGAGAAAGGATGCTTATTGTGCTTTCGTTTTGATTTCGGAGGACGGGAGGATAATCCATCAGAGTGCAAGCAGGCATCATTCAGCAAACAGCCAGTATGCAGAGGGTATGGCGCTTGCAGAATTACTTAGGACCGCACTTCAATATAATATAAGAAGTCTGGAGGTCTTTGGAGATTGCCAGAACATTGTCATAACGACAAAGATGCGAAAACAGACGGATATGAATAGGCATATCATACCTTTACTTGACCAGTTTGACGAAATTACTATCCGATGGATCAAGCGCAGGTACAACAAGTATGCTGACAAGTTATGCCAGCTTTATCGGAGAGGGATTCCTTTTGAGGAAAGTGGCGGGTGGTTCCCGCAAAACGGGCTGCCTATTTGGAAAGAGGAAACGATTTGA
- a CDS encoding uracil-DNA glycosylase: MTILKNDWAEVLNKEFDKSYYLELRDFLKHEYAEHTIYPAMDDIYNALHYTDYHNVKVVILGQDPYHGPNQAQGFSFSVQPEVKIPPSLRNIYKEMHDDLGLPIPDHGCLKSWAKQGVLLLNTVLTVRAKQPNSHKGKGWEQFTNEVIREVNAKKDSVVFILWGKHAQEKETLITGRQHFIIKSAHPSPFAAHKGFFGSKPFSRANEFLEQNGRTPIDWHVNIEDC, from the coding sequence GTGACGATTTTAAAAAACGACTGGGCAGAAGTTCTGAACAAGGAGTTTGACAAGTCTTACTATTTGGAGCTTCGGGATTTTTTGAAGCATGAATATGCTGAGCATACGATTTACCCGGCAATGGATGATATCTACAATGCTCTTCACTATACGGATTATCACAATGTGAAAGTGGTAATTCTTGGACAAGATCCTTACCACGGGCCGAATCAGGCGCAGGGTTTTAGTTTTTCTGTTCAGCCTGAAGTGAAAATACCGCCGTCCTTGAGAAATATTTATAAGGAGATGCATGATGATCTTGGGCTGCCAATTCCTGATCACGGTTGCTTGAAAAGCTGGGCGAAGCAGGGGGTTCTGCTCCTTAACACAGTGCTCACAGTAAGGGCGAAACAGCCGAACTCCCATAAAGGGAAAGGCTGGGAGCAATTCACGAACGAAGTCATTCGGGAAGTGAATGCCAAAAAGGACTCGGTCGTCTTTATACTGTGGGGTAAGCATGCACAGGAGAAAGAGACTTTGATTACCGGGAGGCAGCATTTTATCATCAAATCTGCTCATCCAAGTCCATTTGCGGCACATAAAGGCTTCTTTGGCAGCAAACCGTTCTCTAGGGCGAACGAGTTTTTGGAGCAAAACGGGCGTACGCCGATTGATTGGCACGTAAATATAGAAGATTGTTGA